A DNA window from Brassica napus cultivar Da-Ae chromosome C1, Da-Ae, whole genome shotgun sequence contains the following coding sequences:
- the LOC106375398 gene encoding probable diphthine methyl ester synthase — MLYIIGLGLGDEKDITLRGLEAVKKSQKIYMEAYTSLLSFGLSSDGLSNLEKFYGKPITLADREMVEEKAGEMIEEAIDNDIAFLVVGDPFGATTHSDLVVRAKKLGVKVEVVHNASVMNAVGICGLQLYHYGETVSIPFFTETWRPDSFYEKIKKNRALGLHTLCLLDIRVKEPTFESLCRGGKKQYEPPRYMTVNTAIEQLLEVEEKRGESVYGEETECVGFARLGAEDQKIVSGTMKQLESVDFGAPLHCLVIVGKTHPVEEEMLEFYKYGTAN, encoded by the exons ATGTTGTACATCATAGGCTTAGGCTTAGGAGATGAAAAGGACATAACCCTGAGAGGACTCGAAGCCGTCAAGAAATCTCAGAAAATCTACATGGAAGCTTACACTTCTCTCTTGTCCTTTGGTCTCTCTTCCGATGGTCTTTCCAATCTC GAAAAGTTTTATGGGAAACCAATCACACTTGCTGATAGAGAGATGGTGGAAGAAAAGGCAGGGGAGATGATTGAAGAAGCTATTGATAATGATATCGCTTTCCTCGTTGTTGGTGATCCCTTTGG agctACAACTCACAGTGATCTTGTTGTTAGAGCTAAGAAACTCGGTGTAAAAGTAGAGGTTGTGCACAACGCATCGGTCATGAACGCTGTTGGGATCTGTGGTCTGCAGCTTTACCATTACGGAGAGACGGTCTCGATCCCTTTCTTCACCGAGACGTGGAGACCTGACAGCTTTTACGAGAAGATCAAGAAGAACCGTGCTCTCGGACTGCACACGCTCTGTCTGCTTGATATCCGAGTGAAGGAGCCTACTTTCGAGTCTCTATGCAGAGGAGGGAAGAAACAGTATGAGCCGCCGAGGTATATGACTGTTAACACGGCCATCGAGCAGCTGCTTGAAGTTGAGGAGAAGCGTGGAGAGTCTGTGTATGGCGAGGAGACGGAGTGTGTGGGTTTTGCGAGGCTTGGCGCTGAGGACCAGAAGATAGTTTCGGGGACGATGAAGCAGCTGGAGAGTGTTGATTTTGGAGCGCCGTTGCATTGTCTTGTGATAGTGGGGAAGACTCATCCCGTGGAAGAAGAGATGTTGGAGTTTTACAAATACGGAACTGCAAATTAA
- the LOC106375399 gene encoding monogalactosyldiacylglycerol synthase 1, chloroplastic isoform X2, with protein sequence MQSPSTATQESAASSSFGFFRRLTCLASRNRSPRSNPDGYTLSTSNALFFNGSLTTLPARRRTRKALASMSLNAKSSAGSSLSRFINEFNSFIRFHCEKVVPDSFASIGVSSHESGVRGNDSGGVLGEEGLQLNGVEADCPKKVLILMSDTGGGHRASAEAIRAAFNQEYGDEYQVFITDLWTDHTPWPFNQLPRSYNFLVKHGALWKMTYYGTAPRVIHQSNFAATSTFIAREIAQGLMKYQPDIIISVHPLMQHVPLRVLRSKGLLDKIVFTTVITDLSTCHPTWFHKLVTRCYCPSTEVAKRAQKAGLQTSQIKVYGLPVRPSFVKPVRPKVELRRELGMDENLPAVLLMGGGEGMGPIEATARALGDALYDENLGEAVGQVLIICGRNKKLQTRLSSIDWKIPVQVKGFVTKMEECMGACNCIITKAGPGTIAEAMIRGLPIILNGYIAGQEAGNVPYVVENGCGKFSKSPKEISKIVADWFGPGSKQLEIMSQNALRLARPEAVFKIVQDMHELVRQRNYLAQLSCTA encoded by the exons ATGCAAAGCCCTTCAACGGCTACCCAGGAatcagcagcctcctcctcctttgGTTTCTTCAGACGTCTCACCTGTTTAGCCTCCAGAAACCGATCTCCGCGCTCGAATCCAGATGGGTATACTCTCTCCACATCCAATGCCTTGTTCTTCAATGGCTCTCTGACGACTCTACCCGCACGGAGGAGGACTCGAAAAGCCCTAGCTTCCATGAGCTTGAACGCTAAGAGCAGTGCCGGCTCTAGCTTGAGTAGATTCATCAACGAATTCAATAGCTTTATTAGGTTTCACTGCGAGAAAGTGGTTCCTGACAGTTTCGCCTCAATTGGAGTATCGAGCCACGAGAGCGGAGTTAGGGGGAATGATAGTGGTGGTGTTTTGGGTGAGGAGGGCTTGCAATTGAATGGAGTAGAAGCTGATTGTCCCaagaaagttttgattttgatgagtGATACTGGTGGTGGTCACAGAGCCTCTGCTGAAGCCATTAGAGCTGCTTTCAATCAGGAGTACGGAGATGAGTACCAG GTGTTTATTACGGACTTGTGGACAGATCACACGCCCTGGCCATTCAACCAGCTTCCCAGGAGTTATAATTTTCTGGTGAAACATGGAGCTCTATGGAAAATGACTTACTACGGTACAGCTCCACGCGTTATTCACCAGTCTAACTTCGCTGCAACTTCGACTTTTATTGCCAG GGAAATTGCTCAAGGATTGATGAAGTATCAACCAGATATTATCATCAGTGTTCATCCATTGATGCAGCATGTCCCACTACGTGTCCTAAGATCAAAGGGGTTACTTGATAAAATAGTCTTTACCACGGTTATTACAGACTTGAGCACTTGCCATCCCACATG GTTTCATAAGCTTGTGACAAGATGTTACTGCCCATCAACAGAAGTAGCGAAAAGGGCGCAAAAAGCTGGACTTCAGACATCACAAATCAAAGTCTACGGCCTTCCTGTTCGACCTTCCTTTGTCAAACCAGTTCGCCCAAAG GTTGAATTGAGAAGAGAGCTAGGGATGGATGAGAATCTTCCAGCTGTTTTGTTAATGGGCGGAGGAGAAGGAATGGGTCCCATAGAGGCAACAGCAAGAGCTCTTGGAGATGCTCTGTATGACGAGAATCTTGGTGAAGCAGTTGGCCAGGTTCTTATAATATGTGGACGGAACAAGAAACTCCAAACCAGATTAAGTTCCATAGATTGGAAAATACCAGTCCAG GTTAAAGGGTTTGTAACAAAAATGGAGGAATGTATGGGTGCCTGTAACTGTATCATAACAAAG GCAGGTCCAGGAACCATAGCTGAAGCTATGATAAGAGGGCTACCAATAATCTTAAACGGGTACATCGCTGGTCAA GAGGCTGGGAATGTGCCTTATGTGGTGGAGAACGGATGTGGGAAATTCTCGAAATCACCAAAAGAGATATCGAAGATTGTAGCGGATTGGTTTGGACCAGGGTCGAAACAGTTGGAGATAATGTCACAGAATGCATTGAGGCTAGCTAGACCAGAAGCTGTGTTCAAGATAGTGCAAGACATGCACGAGCTTGTCCGGCAGAGAAACTATCTTGCTCAGCTCTCTTGCACTGCCTAA
- the LOC106375399 gene encoding monogalactosyldiacylglycerol synthase 1, chloroplastic isoform X1: MQSPSTATQESAASSSFGFFRRLTCLASRNRSPRSNPDGYTLSTSNALFFNGSLTTLPARRRTRKALASMSLNAKSSAGSSLSRFINEFNSFIRFHCEKVVPDSFASIGVSSHESGVRGNDSGGVLGEEGLQLNGVEADCPKKVLILMSDTGGGHRASAEAIRAAFNQEYGDEYQVFITDLWTDHTPWPFNQLPRSYNFLVKHGALWKMTYYGTAPRVIHQSNFAATSTFIAREIAQGLMKYQPDIIISVHPLMQHVPLRVLRSKGLLDKIVFTTVITDLSTCHPTWLVYLLSRLCFRDCMGSFVKVKLALMFRFHKLVTRCYCPSTEVAKRAQKAGLQTSQIKVYGLPVRPSFVKPVRPKVELRRELGMDENLPAVLLMGGGEGMGPIEATARALGDALYDENLGEAVGQVLIICGRNKKLQTRLSSIDWKIPVQVKGFVTKMEECMGACNCIITKAGPGTIAEAMIRGLPIILNGYIAGQEAGNVPYVVENGCGKFSKSPKEISKIVADWFGPGSKQLEIMSQNALRLARPEAVFKIVQDMHELVRQRNYLAQLSCTA, from the exons ATGCAAAGCCCTTCAACGGCTACCCAGGAatcagcagcctcctcctcctttgGTTTCTTCAGACGTCTCACCTGTTTAGCCTCCAGAAACCGATCTCCGCGCTCGAATCCAGATGGGTATACTCTCTCCACATCCAATGCCTTGTTCTTCAATGGCTCTCTGACGACTCTACCCGCACGGAGGAGGACTCGAAAAGCCCTAGCTTCCATGAGCTTGAACGCTAAGAGCAGTGCCGGCTCTAGCTTGAGTAGATTCATCAACGAATTCAATAGCTTTATTAGGTTTCACTGCGAGAAAGTGGTTCCTGACAGTTTCGCCTCAATTGGAGTATCGAGCCACGAGAGCGGAGTTAGGGGGAATGATAGTGGTGGTGTTTTGGGTGAGGAGGGCTTGCAATTGAATGGAGTAGAAGCTGATTGTCCCaagaaagttttgattttgatgagtGATACTGGTGGTGGTCACAGAGCCTCTGCTGAAGCCATTAGAGCTGCTTTCAATCAGGAGTACGGAGATGAGTACCAG GTGTTTATTACGGACTTGTGGACAGATCACACGCCCTGGCCATTCAACCAGCTTCCCAGGAGTTATAATTTTCTGGTGAAACATGGAGCTCTATGGAAAATGACTTACTACGGTACAGCTCCACGCGTTATTCACCAGTCTAACTTCGCTGCAACTTCGACTTTTATTGCCAG GGAAATTGCTCAAGGATTGATGAAGTATCAACCAGATATTATCATCAGTGTTCATCCATTGATGCAGCATGTCCCACTACGTGTCCTAAGATCAAAGGGGTTACTTGATAAAATAGTCTTTACCACGGTTATTACAGACTTGAGCACTTGCCATCCCACATGGTTAGTTTACTTACTATCTCGGTTATGTTTTAGAGATTGTATGGGCTCTTTCGTAAAAGTAAAGCTTGCTTTGATGTTTAGGTTTCATAAGCTTGTGACAAGATGTTACTGCCCATCAACAGAAGTAGCGAAAAGGGCGCAAAAAGCTGGACTTCAGACATCACAAATCAAAGTCTACGGCCTTCCTGTTCGACCTTCCTTTGTCAAACCAGTTCGCCCAAAG GTTGAATTGAGAAGAGAGCTAGGGATGGATGAGAATCTTCCAGCTGTTTTGTTAATGGGCGGAGGAGAAGGAATGGGTCCCATAGAGGCAACAGCAAGAGCTCTTGGAGATGCTCTGTATGACGAGAATCTTGGTGAAGCAGTTGGCCAGGTTCTTATAATATGTGGACGGAACAAGAAACTCCAAACCAGATTAAGTTCCATAGATTGGAAAATACCAGTCCAG GTTAAAGGGTTTGTAACAAAAATGGAGGAATGTATGGGTGCCTGTAACTGTATCATAACAAAG GCAGGTCCAGGAACCATAGCTGAAGCTATGATAAGAGGGCTACCAATAATCTTAAACGGGTACATCGCTGGTCAA GAGGCTGGGAATGTGCCTTATGTGGTGGAGAACGGATGTGGGAAATTCTCGAAATCACCAAAAGAGATATCGAAGATTGTAGCGGATTGGTTTGGACCAGGGTCGAAACAGTTGGAGATAATGTCACAGAATGCATTGAGGCTAGCTAGACCAGAAGCTGTGTTCAAGATAGTGCAAGACATGCACGAGCTTGTCCGGCAGAGAAACTATCTTGCTCAGCTCTCTTGCACTGCCTAA